One Ramlibacter pinisoli genomic region harbors:
- a CDS encoding c-type cytochrome — protein sequence MKIAAHLTVALAVAYAAPASAQFAKPEDAVKYRQNALFVMAQHFGRVGAMVNGRTPYDAKVAVENAEIVADMAKLPWAGFAAGTDKVGNTKAKSEVWSEQARFKEHSDKLVGETGKLLAAAKTNNLDTLKTAFGSTASSCKACHDNFRSQ from the coding sequence ATGAAAATCGCCGCCCACTTGACCGTCGCACTGGCCGTGGCCTACGCCGCGCCGGCGTCGGCCCAGTTCGCCAAGCCCGAGGATGCCGTTAAGTACCGCCAGAACGCCCTGTTCGTGATGGCGCAGCACTTCGGCCGCGTCGGCGCGATGGTCAACGGCCGCACGCCCTACGACGCCAAGGTGGCGGTCGAGAATGCCGAGATCGTGGCCGACATGGCCAAGCTGCCCTGGGCCGGCTTCGCCGCCGGCACCGACAAGGTGGGCAACACCAAGGCCAAGTCCGAAGTCTGGAGCGAACAGGCCCGGTTCAAGGAGCACAGCGACAAGCTGGTCGGGGAGACCGGCAAGCTGCTGGCGGCGGCCAAGACCAACAACCTCGACACGCTAAAGACCGCCTTCGGCAGCACCGCCTCCTCCTGCAAGGCCTGCCACGACAACTTCCGCAGCCAGTGA
- a CDS encoding cytochrome b/b6 domain-containing protein gives MPTTVRVWDLPTRCFHWALAACVLGSLATAWAPGSWVEWHARLGYVALTLLVFRLLWGLFGGRWSRFTSFLYSPRSVLAYLRGTPHPDHLVGHNPLGAGSVLAMLVVLLVQVGTGLVSDDEIAFQGPLNRFVSSSKGLAATAYHKDIGQWLVLALVLLHVGAIAFYRLKKGENLVRPMLVGDKVVPGAVASSRDDAAMRLLALVVFAACAGGVAWLVTR, from the coding sequence ATGCCGACCACCGTCCGGGTCTGGGACCTGCCCACCCGCTGCTTCCACTGGGCACTCGCCGCCTGCGTGCTGGGCTCGCTCGCGACCGCCTGGGCGCCCGGCTCCTGGGTCGAGTGGCACGCACGCCTGGGCTACGTGGCGCTGACGCTGCTGGTGTTCCGCCTCCTGTGGGGGCTGTTCGGCGGCCGCTGGTCGCGCTTCACCTCGTTCCTGTATTCGCCGCGCAGCGTGCTGGCCTACCTGCGCGGCACCCCGCACCCGGACCACCTCGTGGGCCACAACCCGCTGGGCGCCGGCTCGGTGCTGGCCATGCTGGTGGTGTTGCTGGTGCAGGTCGGCACCGGGCTGGTGAGCGACGACGAGATCGCCTTCCAGGGACCGTTGAACCGCTTCGTGTCCAGCAGCAAGGGCCTGGCCGCGACGGCGTACCACAAGGACATCGGCCAGTGGCTGGTGCTGGCGCTGGTGCTGCTGCACGTGGGCGCCATCGCCTTCTACCGCCTGAAGAAGGGCGAGAACCTGGTGCGCCCGATGCTGGTCGGCGACAAGGTGGTGCCGGGGGCCGTGGCGTCGTCGCGCGACGACGCCGCGATGCGGCTGCTCGCGCTCGTGGTGTTCGCCGCCTGCGCCGGCGGCGTGGCCTGGCTGGTGACGCGCTGA